Proteins encoded by one window of Agelaius phoeniceus isolate bAgePho1 chromosome 3, bAgePho1.hap1, whole genome shotgun sequence:
- the TDRP gene encoding testis development-related protein isoform X2 — MPGRPPARAPAPQTWQRQRRRRGGRGRRRLRRGAAAGEERRGRRLPALPGPARPAAAAGRPSAPRLHPQAGGRGGGGGRAPGAARQLLPPSLPRCRPGAPGGVTALPSAAAPAGAAEQRPLPPRPARCRLAAGPPRARHVEAQQEQQSSAGRLARGGGDAAPRAAARRRLRGPPGAVSCQHVWQLLKSSLSQSQQLLSPSSSSHSRQFSLALPLPLHSEQ, encoded by the exons ATGCCGGGCCGTCCCCCTGCCCGTGCCCCCGCCCCGCAAACAtggcagcggcagcggcggcggcgcggcggccgcgggcggcggcggctccggcggggagcggcggcaggTGAggagcggcgggggcggcggctcccggccctgcccggcccggcccgccccgccgccgccgcgggccGCCCGTCCGCACCCCGGCTCCATCCGCAGGCCGgtgggcgaggcggcggcggggggcgggctcccggcgccgccaggcagctcctccctccctccctccctcgctGCCGGCCGGGAGCCCCCGGCGGGGTGACAGCCCTGCCGAGCGCAGCCGCCCCGGCCGGGGCTGCGGAGCAGCGCCCGCTCCCGCCTCGGCCCGCTCGCTGCCGGCTCgcagcggggccgccccgcgcccgccatGTGGAAGCTCAACAAGAGCAGCAAAGTTCTGCTGGACGACTCgcccgaggaggaggagacGCGGCCCCGCgggccgccgcccgccgccgccttCGCGGCCCCCCAG GCGCTGTGAGCTGTCAACACGTGTGGCAACTGCTGAAGAGCAGCCTCTCCCAGTCACAGCAGTTACTCTCTCCATcttccagcagccacagccgccAGTTTAGCCTTGCCTTGCCCTTGCCCCTGCACAGTGAACAGTAG